The Buttiauxella selenatireducens genome has a window encoding:
- a CDS encoding DUF2461 domain-containing protein codes for MAAGIRLIGTHKGQSIMNAQTPKTPTSSVSTGGIFSAASLQFLKQLAQNNSREWFKAHQDEYENSVRTPALRFIEQMQPSILALSPKLTAVPKKVGGSLMRPQRDSRFSKDKTPYKTNVGIQFRHFQGKDVHAPGLYLHIAEEGCFIAAGIWHPESKALNAIRRCIDENPNAYQKALKALQSQGFIMDGDSLSRPPKGYDKTHPLLQELKRKDFIAVKNIDFEELCKPGSVNFCAEQFQHCSQLMAYLCFALELDF; via the coding sequence TTGGCGGCTGGCATCCGCTTAATTGGTACTCATAAGGGTCAATCAATAATGAATGCTCAAACACCGAAAACCCCAACGTCTTCTGTATCAACAGGCGGGATATTTAGCGCGGCTAGCCTGCAATTTCTAAAACAACTTGCGCAAAACAACTCCCGCGAGTGGTTCAAAGCCCATCAGGATGAATACGAAAATAGCGTGAGAACGCCAGCTCTACGGTTTATTGAGCAGATGCAGCCCAGTATTCTTGCTCTATCACCGAAGCTCACCGCCGTGCCGAAAAAAGTCGGTGGCAGCCTTATGCGCCCGCAGCGGGATAGCCGTTTCAGCAAAGATAAAACACCTTACAAAACCAATGTCGGCATTCAATTTCGCCATTTTCAGGGCAAAGATGTCCATGCACCGGGGTTATACCTGCATATAGCTGAGGAGGGTTGTTTTATTGCGGCGGGGATCTGGCACCCTGAATCTAAAGCCTTAAATGCTATTCGCAGGTGTATTGATGAAAACCCAAACGCTTATCAAAAGGCATTAAAAGCATTGCAAAGTCAGGGGTTTATCATGGATGGCGATAGCTTAAGTCGCCCACCAAAAGGCTACGACAAGACTCACCCTTTGTTACAGGAATTAAAACGCAAAGACTTTATCGCGGTGAAAAATATCGACTTTGAGGAGCTGTGCAAGCCTGGCTCCGTCAATTTCTGTGCCGAACAGTTTCAACATTGCAGTCAACTGATGGCCTACCTGTGCTTTGCTCTGGAACTGGATTTCTAG
- a CDS encoding purine-cytosine permease family protein has product MQTESTAVKGSSNEQSTIEGRSIDFVPEHERTDKLSSQGPFWFVGNFTFFTMTIGFVGPSVGLDSIWTTVAGTLGIMFGTLFMAFHGSQGPHLGLPQMIQSRAQFDYRGVVLVLIATLFVFAGFNIVNLVLMMQGLKTLFSWDPMQVALAVTLPATILAILGHDWMHKTFKWSLYLSLPLYGLVTLAVLMGWVQDAPVIKGAVPETPLGFNWTGFIAQFAAAASYNIAYAPYVSDYSRYLPKNTSSSKLITAVFLGASLSGAWMISVGGWLASHLHTTDVLVALNAVGAGFAPHLGTVVVAITILAFLPVIAMNIYSAKLTAITSIDSFKKIEPTAKARVVAIIFVVCLQLGVAMSIYNSGSGLSVLNIYLVVMLYFLVPWTAVNLTDYFFVRRGRYAIPHFFLPHDNIYGRWGTRGLLSYLVGFMAMVPFFCIFDGSREVFVGPIAQAMGSVDLAWLVGLIVSSIVYYLSCRSLNLHHEEAVIAHIEINMPEYTTGNKRRA; this is encoded by the coding sequence ATGCAAACAGAATCAACAGCAGTTAAAGGGAGCAGCAACGAGCAAAGCACCATCGAAGGACGCTCAATAGACTTTGTGCCAGAACATGAACGTACTGACAAACTCTCCAGTCAGGGGCCTTTCTGGTTCGTCGGCAACTTTACTTTTTTTACCATGACCATCGGCTTTGTCGGGCCGAGTGTCGGGCTTGATTCAATATGGACCACTGTCGCCGGTACGCTGGGCATCATGTTTGGCACGCTGTTTATGGCCTTCCATGGTTCACAAGGGCCGCATCTGGGGCTTCCGCAGATGATCCAATCACGCGCCCAGTTTGACTATCGTGGCGTGGTGCTGGTATTGATCGCGACCCTGTTTGTGTTCGCTGGCTTCAATATCGTCAACCTGGTGTTGATGATGCAGGGGCTAAAAACGCTGTTCAGTTGGGATCCGATGCAAGTTGCGCTGGCCGTGACTTTACCGGCCACGATTCTTGCCATACTCGGCCACGACTGGATGCACAAAACCTTCAAATGGTCACTGTACCTGTCGCTGCCTTTATACGGCCTGGTCACTCTGGCGGTGCTGATGGGCTGGGTTCAGGATGCTCCGGTGATCAAAGGGGCTGTTCCGGAAACACCTTTAGGCTTCAACTGGACGGGATTTATTGCCCAGTTCGCAGCGGCTGCCAGTTACAACATCGCCTATGCACCGTATGTTTCTGATTATTCACGCTACCTGCCGAAAAACACCTCGAGCAGCAAGCTGATCACAGCGGTATTTTTGGGCGCATCGTTGTCGGGTGCATGGATGATCTCGGTAGGAGGATGGTTGGCGTCCCATCTGCACACAACAGATGTGCTGGTGGCACTTAACGCGGTCGGCGCAGGTTTTGCCCCTCATCTGGGTACGGTGGTGGTGGCGATCACTATCCTGGCCTTCCTGCCTGTTATCGCGATGAATATTTACAGCGCCAAACTCACCGCGATTACCAGTATCGACTCCTTCAAGAAGATAGAACCGACGGCCAAAGCCCGTGTTGTGGCCATCATCTTCGTGGTGTGCTTGCAGCTGGGTGTGGCGATGAGCATCTACAACTCTGGCTCTGGCCTGTCAGTGCTCAACATCTACCTCGTCGTGATGCTGTACTTCCTGGTGCCCTGGACTGCGGTCAACCTCACAGACTATTTCTTTGTGCGTAGAGGCCGTTATGCCATCCCCCATTTCTTCTTGCCACACGACAACATTTACGGCCGCTGGGGGACGCGTGGTTTGCTCTCCTACCTGGTGGGTTTCATGGCGATGGTCCCGTTCTTCTGCATCTTTGATGGGAGTCGCGAGGTGTTTGTCGGCCCGATTGCACAGGCAATGGGCAGCGTGGATTTAGCCTGGCTGGTGGGGCTTATTGTTTCAAGCATCGTCTACTACCTCTCTTGTCGTTCGCTGAATCTTCATCACGAAGAAGCGGTTATCGCGCATATCGAAATCAATATGCCGGAATACACCACCGGGAATAAAAGGCGCGCCTGA
- the betA gene encoding choline dehydrogenase — protein MSTKQYDYIIVGAGSAGCVLANRLTEDPKVSVLVVEYGGSDKSVIIQMPSAFSIPMNTKKYNWHYETEPEPHLDGRRLHCPRGKVLGGSSSINGLVYIRGHAYDFDEWESLGAKNWGYRNCLPYFRKAENFKFGGDDYRGSEGPLSTNNGNNMQNPLYGAWIEAGAQAGYIKTEDTNGYMQEGFGAMHMTVKNGVRWSTANAYLRPAMERPNLTVVTHAMTRKLVLEGKRVVGVEYEQNGEIHTVRCTREVLVSSGPIGSPHLLQRSGIGPAEVLRKAGIEVKHDLPGVGENLQDHSEIYIQFECKEPVSLNSKMGLFSKALIGLRWLLFKDGLGASNHFEAGGFIRSGKGLRWPDIQFHFLPAAMRYDGDKPFKGHGFMVLTGPNKPKSRGYVRVRSADPYQHPEIRFNYLEREEDREGFRRCVRLTREIIGQQAMDSFRGVELAPGPNVKTDEEIDAFVRANMESTMHPCGSCRMGEDSLAVVNSELRVHGLQGVRVVDSSVFPTEPNGNLNAPTIMLAERAADLIRGNTLLAPSDAQVGLADNWEIQQRTSIPRRDVAV, from the coding sequence ATGTCTACCAAACAATATGACTACATCATCGTGGGTGCCGGATCGGCAGGTTGTGTGCTGGCAAATCGTCTAACCGAAGACCCTAAAGTCAGCGTGCTGGTGGTCGAGTATGGCGGAAGTGATAAAAGCGTCATCATTCAGATGCCCAGCGCGTTCTCGATACCGATGAACACCAAAAAGTACAACTGGCACTATGAAACCGAACCCGAGCCACATCTGGATGGCCGCCGCCTGCACTGCCCGCGCGGCAAAGTGCTTGGCGGTTCGTCGTCGATCAACGGCCTGGTTTACATTCGTGGCCATGCCTACGACTTCGATGAATGGGAGTCGTTAGGTGCCAAAAATTGGGGTTATCGCAACTGTCTGCCGTATTTCCGCAAAGCGGAAAACTTCAAGTTTGGCGGCGATGACTATCGTGGATCAGAAGGCCCACTGAGCACCAACAACGGCAACAATATGCAAAACCCGCTGTACGGTGCCTGGATTGAGGCTGGCGCACAGGCGGGCTACATCAAGACCGAAGATACCAACGGATATATGCAGGAAGGTTTTGGTGCGATGCATATGACGGTCAAGAATGGTGTGCGCTGGTCAACGGCGAACGCCTATTTACGGCCTGCAATGGAGCGCCCAAATCTGACCGTCGTCACCCATGCTATGACCCGTAAACTGGTGCTCGAAGGCAAGCGTGTGGTGGGCGTTGAGTATGAGCAAAATGGGGAAATACACACCGTACGCTGTACACGAGAGGTGTTGGTGTCTTCTGGCCCTATCGGCTCCCCTCACCTGTTGCAGCGTTCAGGCATCGGCCCGGCCGAAGTGTTGCGTAAAGCCGGGATTGAGGTGAAACACGACTTGCCCGGTGTCGGTGAAAACTTGCAGGATCACTCCGAGATTTACATTCAATTCGAATGTAAGGAACCGGTGTCGCTCAATAGCAAAATGGGGCTGTTCTCTAAGGCGCTGATTGGCCTGCGCTGGTTACTGTTCAAAGATGGTTTGGGCGCGAGCAACCATTTTGAAGCCGGTGGATTCATCCGCTCAGGGAAAGGGTTGCGCTGGCCGGATATCCAGTTCCATTTTTTACCTGCGGCGATGCGCTATGACGGTGATAAACCGTTTAAAGGACACGGTTTTATGGTGCTCACAGGCCCGAATAAGCCCAAAAGCCGGGGTTATGTGCGTGTGCGCTCAGCCGACCCGTATCAACATCCGGAAATCCGTTTTAACTATCTTGAGCGCGAAGAAGACCGTGAAGGCTTCCGCCGTTGTGTGCGCCTGACGCGTGAGATAATTGGCCAGCAAGCGATGGACAGCTTCCGTGGTGTGGAACTGGCTCCCGGCCCTAATGTGAAAACAGACGAAGAAATTGATGCGTTTGTGCGTGCCAACATGGAAAGCACCATGCACCCGTGTGGTTCTTGCCGGATGGGTGAAGACAGCCTCGCCGTGGTGAATTCCGAATTGCGCGTACATGGCCTGCAAGGTGTGCGAGTGGTTGATTCATCGGTGTTCCCAACTGAGCCGAACGGCAACCTGAACGCACCGACTATTATGCTGGCAGAACGTGCGGCTGATCTGATTCGTGGCAACACTTTGCTGGCACCGTCCGATGCGCAAGTAGGTCTTGCCGATAACTGGGAAATTCAACAACGCACCAGCATCCCTCGTCGCGACGTTGCCGTCTAG
- the speB gene encoding agmatinase, which produces MGNNNYESGRLNLPFVGHCTFAKSPVCLNWEEIDADVAILGAPNDMGTQWRAGARFGPRGIREASTLFSFGHAGAYDHEDDVLYLTQDQVRMVDVGDADIVHTDMVSSNANIELAVRKILDSGAMPVVLGGDHSIHAPVIKAYAGRGPIHIVHFDAHLDFVDERHGVRYGHGSPLRRASEMDHIVGMTQLGIRNVSSSNRSDYDAARAAGSNILSVRDVRRLGTEAVLAQIPEGCNYYLTIDIDGFDPSIAPGTGTPSHGGFQYYEVLEIIQALAKRSGGNIIGMDLVEVAPAYDPTGVTSILAAQLLMNSIGFIFYERKQALSR; this is translated from the coding sequence ATGGGGAACAATAACTATGAGTCTGGACGATTAAACTTGCCGTTTGTCGGGCATTGTACTTTTGCAAAATCGCCGGTGTGCCTCAACTGGGAAGAGATTGATGCCGACGTGGCAATTCTGGGTGCCCCTAATGATATGGGAACCCAATGGCGTGCTGGCGCCCGCTTTGGACCACGCGGTATTCGCGAGGCATCGACTCTGTTTTCATTCGGTCATGCTGGTGCTTATGACCATGAAGATGATGTGCTCTATCTGACTCAAGATCAGGTACGCATGGTCGATGTGGGTGATGCTGACATTGTGCATACCGATATGGTCAGTAGTAACGCCAACATCGAACTGGCAGTACGCAAAATTCTTGACTCCGGCGCCATGCCGGTGGTGCTGGGAGGCGACCATTCGATACACGCTCCGGTCATCAAGGCGTATGCCGGACGAGGGCCGATTCACATCGTGCACTTCGACGCCCACCTCGATTTTGTCGATGAACGCCACGGTGTGCGCTACGGACACGGCAGCCCACTACGCCGCGCGTCAGAAATGGACCATATTGTCGGCATGACGCAGCTTGGTATCAGGAATGTCTCCTCATCCAACCGCAGCGACTATGACGCCGCCCGCGCAGCAGGTTCAAACATCTTGTCTGTGCGTGACGTGCGCCGACTAGGCACCGAGGCTGTGCTGGCGCAGATCCCCGAGGGTTGTAACTACTACCTCACCATCGATATCGACGGTTTCGACCCGTCTATCGCGCCAGGTACCGGCACGCCGAGCCACGGTGGCTTCCAGTACTACGAGGTACTGGAAATCATTCAGGCACTGGCCAAACGCAGTGGTGGAAACATTATCGGCATGGATTTGGTCGAAGTGGCTCCTGCCTACGATCCCACCGGTGTGACCTCAATTCTGGCGGCCCAATTGCTGATGAACAGCATTGGTTTCATTTTCTACGAGCGTAAGCAAGCCCTGTCTCGCTGA
- the tauC gene encoding taurine ABC transporter permease TauC, with protein MSIVIQDKACRKRLAVHWPFSRQLTLSIATVTAIVLLWWWVAAQQWVSPLFLPPPGQVLVKLISIAGPQGFMDATLWQHLAASLLRILTALLAAVLIGIPIGIAMGLSPTVRGILDPLIELYRPVPPLAYLPLMVIWFGIGETSKILLIYLAIFAPVAMSTMAGVRSAKQVRIRAAQALGASRLQVVWHVILPGALPEILTGFRIGLGVGWSTLVAAELIAATRGLGFMVQSAGEFLATDVVLAGIGVIAVIAFCLELGLRALQRRLTPWHGEGQ; from the coding sequence ATGAGCATCGTTATTCAGGATAAAGCTTGTCGCAAACGGCTGGCAGTCCACTGGCCATTCTCGCGCCAGCTAACGCTGAGCATCGCAACGGTCACGGCAATCGTGTTGCTGTGGTGGTGGGTGGCAGCACAGCAATGGGTAAGCCCACTGTTTTTGCCTCCTCCAGGCCAGGTATTGGTAAAGCTGATTAGCATTGCCGGGCCGCAGGGGTTTATGGATGCAACACTTTGGCAGCATCTTGCCGCCAGCCTGTTGCGTATCCTCACAGCACTTTTAGCCGCAGTATTAATTGGCATTCCAATAGGCATCGCCATGGGGCTTAGCCCAACGGTTCGAGGCATTCTCGATCCGTTGATTGAGCTTTATCGCCCGGTACCGCCGCTGGCTTATCTACCACTGATGGTGATTTGGTTCGGCATTGGTGAAACCTCGAAAATCTTGCTGATTTACCTGGCGATTTTCGCCCCTGTCGCGATGTCGACCATGGCTGGGGTTCGCAGTGCAAAACAGGTTCGCATTCGCGCCGCCCAGGCTCTTGGGGCATCACGCCTCCAGGTTGTGTGGCATGTGATTTTGCCAGGTGCGCTGCCGGAAATCCTGACTGGATTTCGCATTGGACTTGGCGTGGGCTGGTCAACGCTGGTTGCCGCTGAGCTTATCGCCGCCACGCGTGGGCTGGGCTTCATGGTGCAATCTGCAGGTGAGTTTTTGGCAACAGACGTGGTGCTTGCAGGCATCGGCGTGATTGCCGTAATCGCATTTTGTTTAGAGCTGGGTTTGCGTGCTTTGCAGCGTCGTTTAACCCCATGGCATGGAGAAGGGCAATGA
- the nepI gene encoding purine ribonucleoside efflux pump NepI: MSEHIEGTIEARARTRPNWSAVFAVAFCVACLITVEFLPVSLLTPMAQELGISEGLAGQSVTITAFVAMFASLFVTSIIRTTDRRYVVILFSVLLTLSCLLVSFANSFTMLLIGRACLGIALGGFWAMSASLTMRLVPTNKVPKALSVIFGAVSIALVIAAPLGSFLGGIIGWRNVFNGAALMGVACIIWVWKALPSLPGESTQHKQNMFGLLKRPGVLAGMTAIFMTFAAQFAFFTYIRPVYMTLAGFDVDGLTLVLLSFGIASFVGTSLSAVFLKRSLKLALTCAPLILALSALILVLWGSDKIVASAIAIIWGFSFALIPVGWSTWITRSLADQAEKAGSIQVAVIQLANTCGAAIGGFALDNLGLLSPLVLSGSLMLLTALLVAVKVRVK; encoded by the coding sequence ATGAGTGAGCATATTGAAGGGACAATCGAAGCAAGGGCCAGAACGCGGCCTAACTGGTCAGCGGTATTTGCCGTAGCGTTTTGCGTAGCCTGTCTGATTACCGTAGAGTTTTTACCGGTAAGTTTGCTGACACCAATGGCACAAGAGCTGGGAATTTCTGAAGGGCTTGCAGGGCAGTCCGTCACCATCACCGCTTTTGTCGCCATGTTCGCGAGCCTGTTTGTGACCAGTATTATTCGCACAACCGACAGGCGCTATGTGGTTATCCTTTTCTCCGTGCTGCTCACCCTCTCCTGCCTGCTGGTTTCCTTTGCGAATAGCTTCACCATGTTGTTGATTGGCCGCGCGTGTCTGGGTATCGCGCTGGGAGGATTCTGGGCAATGTCAGCGTCCCTGACCATGCGACTGGTTCCGACGAACAAGGTGCCAAAAGCACTCTCGGTGATCTTTGGCGCAGTCTCAATCGCACTGGTGATTGCCGCCCCGCTCGGCAGTTTTTTAGGCGGGATTATTGGCTGGCGCAATGTGTTTAACGGCGCAGCACTAATGGGTGTTGCCTGCATCATTTGGGTGTGGAAAGCGCTACCTTCGCTTCCTGGCGAATCGACCCAACATAAGCAAAACATGTTCGGTCTGCTTAAACGTCCCGGTGTGCTGGCAGGTATGACGGCAATCTTTATGACATTTGCCGCCCAGTTCGCCTTCTTTACTTACATCCGCCCGGTGTACATGACGCTCGCCGGATTCGACGTTGATGGCCTGACGCTGGTGCTGTTGAGCTTTGGTATCGCCAGTTTTGTCGGCACATCGCTTTCCGCAGTATTCCTCAAGCGTTCGCTGAAACTGGCGCTCACCTGTGCCCCGCTCATATTGGCACTGAGCGCGTTAATACTGGTGTTGTGGGGTTCGGACAAAATTGTCGCCTCAGCCATTGCCATTATCTGGGGCTTCTCGTTCGCGCTGATCCCAGTCGGTTGGTCAACATGGATAACCCGTTCACTTGCGGATCAAGCTGAAAAAGCGGGATCAATTCAGGTTGCGGTGATCCAGTTAGCGAACACCTGCGGTGCCGCAATTGGTGGCTTCGCGCTTGATAACCTCGGCTTGCTTTCGCCGCTGGTGTTGTCTGGCAGTTTGATGCTGCTAACGGCATTGTTGGTGGCGGTAAAGGTTCGAGTGAAGTAG
- the tauD gene encoding taurine dioxygenase, with translation MSEKVNITPLGPYIGAQVSGVTLSRGLTDNQFEQLYHALIRHQVLFLRDQPITPAQQRALAQRFGDLHIHPVYPHAEGVEEIIVLDTHNDNPPDNDNWHTDVTFIETPPAGAILAAKLIPETGGDTLWTSGIAAYEALSEPFRRLLSGLHAEHDFKKSFPEYKHLRSEEEHQRWREAVVKNPPLLHPVVRTHPVSGKQALFVNEGFTTRIVDLSHKESDALLAFLFAHITKPEFQVRWRWAENDIAIWDNRVTQHYANADYLPARRIMHRATILGDKPFWRG, from the coding sequence ATGAGTGAAAAAGTGAATATTACGCCTCTGGGGCCTTACATTGGTGCGCAGGTCAGCGGCGTGACGCTGAGCCGAGGATTGACCGATAACCAGTTTGAGCAGCTTTACCATGCGCTGATCCGCCATCAAGTGCTGTTCCTGCGCGACCAGCCTATTACACCCGCACAGCAACGCGCGCTGGCGCAGCGCTTTGGCGATCTGCACATTCACCCGGTTTATCCACACGCGGAAGGAGTGGAAGAGATAATCGTGCTGGATACGCACAACGATAATCCGCCGGATAACGATAACTGGCATACCGATGTCACGTTTATTGAAACGCCGCCAGCCGGGGCAATATTGGCGGCGAAGCTGATTCCTGAAACCGGTGGCGATACGTTGTGGACCAGCGGCATTGCAGCTTATGAAGCGCTTTCGGAACCGTTCAGGCGTTTGTTGTCTGGTCTTCATGCGGAGCATGATTTTAAGAAGTCATTCCCGGAGTATAAGCATCTGCGAAGTGAGGAAGAACATCAGCGCTGGCGCGAGGCTGTTGTTAAAAATCCTCCGCTGCTTCATCCGGTTGTCCGCACTCATCCGGTGAGCGGCAAACAGGCGCTGTTTGTTAATGAAGGGTTCACCACGCGGATTGTCGATCTCTCACACAAAGAGAGTGATGCGCTGCTCGCCTTCTTGTTCGCGCACATTACAAAGCCGGAGTTTCAGGTGCGCTGGCGCTGGGCTGAAAACGATATTGCCATCTGGGATAACCGTGTGACACAGCATTATGCGAATGCCGACTACCTGCCGGCTCGCCGCATAATGCATCGCGCGACGATTCTTGGGGATAAACCTTTCTGGCGGGGCTGA
- the tauB gene encoding taurine ABC transporter ATP-binding subunit encodes MLQVSHLSVDYDGKTVLNDINLTVDEGELLVVLGPSGCGKTTLLNLIAGFVPYHSGSITLAGKPVTGPGAERGVVFQHEGLLPWRTVLENVAFGLQLAGEPKPAREEIALDMLRKVGLEDKAKRAIWQLSGGQRQRVGIARALATRPQLLLLDEPFGALDAFTREQMQTLLLKLWHESRRQVLLITHDIEEAVFLATELVLLSPGPGRVLERLPLDFGRRFTEGEPCRSIKSDPEFIAKREYVLSRVFEQREGFL; translated from the coding sequence ATGTTACAGGTTTCGCATTTAAGCGTGGATTATGACGGTAAAACCGTTCTGAACGATATCAATCTGACCGTGGATGAGGGCGAATTACTGGTTGTTCTCGGCCCATCCGGCTGCGGGAAAACCACGCTGCTAAACCTGATTGCTGGCTTTGTTCCTTATCATTCCGGGAGCATCACGCTTGCGGGCAAACCAGTGACGGGACCGGGCGCTGAGCGCGGCGTGGTCTTTCAACATGAAGGGCTGCTGCCGTGGCGTACGGTGCTGGAAAATGTCGCTTTCGGTCTGCAACTTGCAGGGGAGCCAAAGCCAGCGCGTGAGGAAATTGCCCTCGATATGCTGCGCAAAGTGGGTCTGGAAGATAAGGCGAAACGAGCCATCTGGCAGCTCTCCGGCGGGCAGCGTCAGCGAGTAGGGATTGCCCGAGCGCTGGCAACCCGGCCACAACTTTTATTGCTCGACGAACCCTTTGGCGCACTGGACGCCTTCACCCGCGAGCAAATGCAGACGCTGCTTTTAAAGCTGTGGCACGAAAGCCGCCGTCAGGTGCTGTTAATTACGCATGACATTGAAGAAGCGGTTTTCCTGGCGACTGAGTTGGTGTTGTTGTCACCCGGACCAGGGCGTGTACTCGAGCGTTTACCGCTCGATTTTGGCCGCCGTTTCACAGAAGGCGAGCCATGCCGCAGCATCAAATCTGACCCTGAATTTATTGCTAAACGCGAGTACGTGTTGAGCCGAGTGTTTGAGCAACGCGAGGGCTTCCTATGA
- a CDS encoding aldehyde dehydrogenase family protein, with protein sequence MDATVKHYLDRYGISEATQRFLAKPQKMFIGGEWIDGSAGEVSAVIEPSTQGILTSIPLASTADLDRAVAAARHQFDHGEWCRLKPLERERLMHRLADLIEANADELAEIESIDMGKSVSQARDVDIQGTIDTFRYFAGWASKLHGRTVEPSLPGNYLAYTRKEPIGVVAAIVPWNFPLQTMAWKLAAALAVGCTAVIKPAELTSLSTLRFAELVQEAGIPDGVVNIITGHGNVIGAAMANHPGIDKVTFTGSTPVGRKVGHTAVENIKRVTLELGGKSPVLVLEDADIPAAAQAVANGVFFNSGQVCDAGTRAYIHRSIYDRFLTALADYTSTLKVAPGLDRECFISPLVSARQKDSVLSYIDAGVREGAKLYYGGKPHKGEGFFVEPTIFAHCRNDMRIVQEEIFGPVLVTAPFDTVEEAIELANDSPFGLAAAIYSNDLARVHTLIPQLRAGSVYVNAHSTIDPALPFGGFKDSGFGKDLGPEQLDYLMETKTVWITLPS encoded by the coding sequence ATGGACGCAACCGTAAAACACTATCTTGACCGATACGGTATTTCCGAGGCAACGCAACGCTTCCTGGCTAAGCCGCAGAAAATGTTTATCGGTGGCGAGTGGATTGATGGAAGCGCAGGGGAAGTGAGTGCCGTTATTGAGCCGTCCACACAAGGCATACTGACCTCTATTCCATTGGCGAGCACCGCAGACCTTGACCGCGCCGTGGCTGCCGCCCGCCACCAGTTCGACCACGGTGAATGGTGTCGCCTGAAGCCGCTGGAGCGCGAGCGCCTGATGCACCGCCTGGCTGACCTGATAGAAGCCAACGCTGATGAACTGGCTGAGATCGAATCGATTGATATGGGGAAATCGGTGTCGCAGGCACGTGATGTCGATATTCAGGGCACCATCGACACCTTCCGCTATTTCGCAGGCTGGGCTTCTAAGCTGCATGGTCGCACCGTCGAGCCCTCTCTGCCGGGCAATTATCTGGCGTATACCCGCAAAGAGCCGATTGGTGTCGTTGCCGCGATTGTTCCGTGGAATTTCCCACTGCAAACCATGGCGTGGAAACTGGCGGCTGCACTGGCGGTAGGTTGTACTGCCGTGATTAAACCCGCAGAACTGACATCGTTGTCGACGCTGCGTTTTGCTGAATTAGTCCAGGAAGCCGGTATTCCTGACGGCGTGGTCAATATCATCACAGGACACGGCAATGTGATTGGCGCAGCTATGGCCAACCATCCGGGGATCGACAAAGTCACCTTTACCGGCTCCACTCCTGTTGGCCGTAAAGTCGGGCATACCGCCGTTGAGAACATCAAGCGTGTGACCCTGGAACTGGGAGGCAAGTCCCCTGTTCTGGTACTGGAAGATGCGGATATTCCTGCTGCGGCTCAGGCTGTCGCCAACGGTGTGTTCTTTAACTCCGGCCAGGTGTGCGATGCCGGTACCCGCGCCTATATTCACCGCAGTATTTATGATCGCTTCCTGACCGCACTTGCCGACTACACCTCGACGCTGAAGGTTGCGCCAGGGCTGGATCGGGAGTGCTTCATCAGCCCACTGGTATCAGCCAGGCAGAAGGACTCTGTACTGTCCTACATTGATGCTGGCGTACGCGAAGGTGCGAAACTTTACTATGGTGGAAAACCTCACAAGGGAGAGGGTTTCTTCGTCGAGCCAACCATCTTTGCTCACTGTCGCAACGATATGCGCATCGTACAGGAAGAGATCTTTGGCCCGGTATTGGTGACTGCCCCATTCGATACCGTCGAGGAAGCTATTGAGCTCGCCAATGATTCGCCGTTTGGCCTGGCTGCCGCAATTTATTCGAACGACCTCGCCCGCGTACACACGCTGATTCCTCAGCTTCGAGCCGGCTCTGTGTATGTCAACGCACACAGCACAATCGACCCGGCACTGCCGTTTGGTGGTTTCAAGGATTCTGGTTTTGGAAAAGATCTGGGTCCTGAGCAGCTCGACTACCTGATGGAAACGAAAACGGTGTGGATCACCCTGCCTTCGTAA